Part of the Planococcus plakortidis genome is shown below.
TTGCCGTGAAACCTTTTTATACTTCTGATGATTTGAATAAAGAACAGGTGAGTTTTCCCGGGTTTGCGCCGAACGTCCGTGGTCCTTATCCGACAATGTATGTGTCCCGGCCATGGACGGTGCGGCAGTATGCCGGATTCTCCACAGCCGAAGAAAGCAACGCGTTTTACCGACGCAATTTGGCGATGGGGCAAAAAGGCTTGTCGGTAGCGTTTGACCTCGCGACACACCGCGGCTATGATTCCGATCACCCCCGGGTTGTCGGGGATGTCGGGAAAGCGGGAGTGGCGATCGATAGCGTGGAGGATATGAAAATCCTGTTCGACGGCATTCCACTTGATCAAATGTCCGTCTCGATGACGATGAACGGCGCGGTCGTGCCGATCATGGCGTTTTTCATCGTCGCAGCTGAAGAGCAGGGCGTATCGCCCGAACAACTGGCCGGGACGATACAGAACGATATCCTGAAGGAATACATGGTCCGCAACACTTATATCTATCCTCCGGCGATGTCGATGCAAATCATTGCCGATATCTTTAAATATACTTCCAGCCATATGCCGAAATTCAATTCGATTTCCATCTCGGGCTATCATATCCAAGAAGCGGGTGCGACGGCGGATATCGAACTTGCCTATACGCTTGCAGATGGATTGGAATATGTCCGGACCGGATTGGAGGCAGGAATCGGGATCGACCAATTCGCGCCGCGCCTATCGTTCTTCTGGGGCATCGGCATGAACTACTTCATGGAAGTGGCAAAAATGCGTGCCGGACGCGAAATCTGGGCGAAGATGATGAAGAGCTTCGATCCGCAAAATGCCAAATCCCTGGCGCTCCGCACCCATTCACAAACTTCCGGGTGGAGCTTGACGGAGCAGGACCCGTTCAATAATGTAACGCGCACGCTTCTCGAAGCGAACGCTGCGGCAATGGGCCACACGCAATCCTTGCACACGAATGCACTTGACGAAGCGATTGCCCTGCCGACGGACTTCTCAGCCCGCATCGCGCGCAATACCCAATTGTTCCTTCAGGAAGAGACGATGATGAACAATACGATTGACCCGTGGGGCGGATCGTATTATGTCGAAAAACTGACGGAAGAACTAGTGGAAAAAGCATGGGCGTTAATCGAGGAAGTCGAAGAACTCGGCGGCATGGCAAAAGCGATCGAAACCGGCCTTCCGAAAATGCGTATCGAAGAAGCGGCGGCGAAGAAACAGGCGCAGATCGATTCGAATGAAGAAACGATCATCGGCGTCAACCGTTACCGGCTGGACCAGGAAGACCCGATCGATATCCTGAATATCGATAACACGATGGTGCGCAAAAAGCAGATCGAACGGCTCGACC
Proteins encoded:
- the scpA gene encoding methylmalonyl-CoA mutase is translated as MTAPDFTKIDVTKLDTQKLGERGDSAFMTNEGIAVKPFYTSDDLNKEQVSFPGFAPNVRGPYPTMYVSRPWTVRQYAGFSTAEESNAFYRRNLAMGQKGLSVAFDLATHRGYDSDHPRVVGDVGKAGVAIDSVEDMKILFDGIPLDQMSVSMTMNGAVVPIMAFFIVAAEEQGVSPEQLAGTIQNDILKEYMVRNTYIYPPAMSMQIIADIFKYTSSHMPKFNSISISGYHIQEAGATADIELAYTLADGLEYVRTGLEAGIGIDQFAPRLSFFWGIGMNYFMEVAKMRAGREIWAKMMKSFDPQNAKSLALRTHSQTSGWSLTEQDPFNNVTRTLLEANAAAMGHTQSLHTNALDEAIALPTDFSARIARNTQLFLQEETMMNNTIDPWGGSYYVEKLTEELVEKAWALIEEVEELGGMAKAIETGLPKMRIEEAAAKKQAQIDSNEETIIGVNRYRLDQEDPIDILNIDNTMVRKKQIERLDRMRDTRDQKKVEKALLELTKAAQSGEDNILACAIEAARHRASLGEISDAIEKASGRHKAVIRSVSGVYSSNFSNQEEMQIVKQMTEEFIENEGRRPRILIAKMGQDGHDRGAKVISTAFADLGFDVDIGPLFQTPAETAQQAAENDVHVIGVSSLAAGHMTLVPDLAAELKKVGREDILIVVGGVIPAQDYEFLRNNGASAIFGPGTVIPVAAQKVIEEIYARLGYEEEAD